The nucleotide sequence TACCAATACAGGCATATTTATTACAACGACAGATCTGAGCAAGCAGATTTCCGGACTGACCGGGTTCAATTTAACGAGTATAGAATTTGCACCGGACGGTACCCTATGGGCAACGGACTGGCAGGACAATATGGTCTTTGAGATTGATCCAACAACAAACAAGATAATCAAAACATTCAAACTGACCGAACCTGCGCAGGATGTGGTGTTTGTGTATTGATTGATCATGCATGGTATTTTAATAATAGGCGGGGCACGAAGCGGTAAGAGCGCCTTTGCGATTTCTCAGGCACAGATGCTGCCTGGAAAAAAGGCGTTTATAGCAACGGCACTGGTAATTGATGATGAAATGAAGGAACGTATAGAGGCGCACAAAAGGCAGCGGAACAGCGTATGGGATACCTATGAAGAGCCTATAAGGGTTGCAAGGCTGGTCGAAGATTTGCAACATACGTATGATGTTCTATTGATCGACTGCCTCACCGTATGGCTTTCAAATGCGATGCATGAAGGTTTGGATGTTCTGCAAGAGATCGAAAAACTTGTAGGAGCCATCATCATCCACCGACAGGGCAAAGCCCTGCCGGTGCAGTATGCAGGAGATCCAGTACGTTTGGTGCAAAGGCTGGATAACAAGGACATTCATAGAGAAGAGGGGCAGGGTTACCCCGTGGCAGGTACAAGCCCTTCTCCAGCAGTATTTATCGTTTCCAATGAAGTCGGTATGGGTATAGTGCCGGCGAATACACTCGCACGCGCGTTCAGAGATTATCAAGGTCTGTTAAACCAGCGCATAGCGGGCATAGCGGACGAGGTGTATTTTATGGTTGCTGGAATACCGATGAAGATTAAATAAAATATAATAAAGGGAAGGAGATATTTTGATGTTTGACGAGACTTTAATAAATATTCAGAACATGGATACTTCACCTGTGCAACAGGCGCAGTCAAGGCTTGATAATCTTACAAAGCCTAAGGATAGCCTCGGAAGGCTTGAGGAGTTTGCAAAAAGGCTTGTAGCTATAACAGGAAACACAATGCCTGACGTAAACAAAAAAGTGATATTTACCTTTGCAGGTGATCACGGTGTTGCAGGAGAGGGTGTATCCGCTTTTCCAAAAGAGGTTACGCGGGAGATGGTTTTGAATTTTGTAAATGGCGGGGCTGCAATCAATGTACTCGCCCGGCATGCAGGGGCTGATGTGGTTGTCGTTGATATAGGGGTTGATTATGATTTTAACCCTGCCCTTACAAAGGGTGGAATAAAAGGGGGATTATTCATCTCGAACAAGGTCATGCATGGCACTAAGAACATTGCCAAAGGTCCTGCAATGACAAAAGAGCAAGCAGAACAATGTATCCAGGTCGGCATCGATCTTGCCAATGCTTATGCACAACAGGGTTACAAAATGTTTGGAACAGGTGACATGGGTATTGCAAATACAACACCGTCATCGGCTATTGCAGCGGTATTAACAGGAAGGTCTGTAACGGAAGTCACCGGCAGGGGCACGGGCATAGATGACAATGCGTTGAAACATAAGATTGATGTTATTGAGCAAGCTATTGCCATCAATAGGCCCGATCCAAAGGATCCGATTAATGTGCTTGCGAAGGTTGGTGGTGCTGAGATCGGCGGCATTGCTGGCTTAATACTTGGTTGTGCATCTCAAAAGAAGCCTGTTGTTATTGATGGTTTTATATCCACTGCAGGGGCATTAATAGCCTACTCAATTGAGCCAAAAACAAAGGATTATATGTTTGCAGCGCACAACTCGGTTGAAATCGGACATAAAGCAATGCTTGATAAAATGGGGCTACAACCCATTCTGGATCTTAACCTTCGACTTGGAGAGGGCACAGGCGCAGTGCTTGCCATGCCCCTCATAGAGGCAGGGCTGAACATATATAAAGAGATGGCAACCTTTGAACAAGCAGGGGTGTCTGAAAAGGAAGAAAAGATTTAAGACCATGCGTAAGCTCCTGATCGCATTCCAGTTTCTCACGATTTTACCGGTAAAAATAAGCGAGCATATCAGTGAGTATGATATTGCCGGCTCATCTATGTTCTTTCCTGTTGTTGGAGCATTTCAGGGGGCAGTCGCCGTTTTGCTTGCCGCCTTATTAAGGGATGTCTTTTGCGGTGACGTGGCATGCCATGCCACCGTTGAGATTATAAGCGTATTGGTGATTATGATCCTCATCATCACCAATAAAGGCTTACATTTTGACGGACTGGCAGACACCTTTGATGCGCTTGGTGTAGCACCAACCGGCACTATCACATCAGACATTGAGAAAAGATTATCTGCAATGAAGGACAGCAGGATAGGTTCAATCGGAGCAATCGGTATCGTGTTTACGATCCTGATTAAATTTGTTTTGTTGAACGCTTTATTTTTGACCGTTCCATGGGGTACGGTATATTTGCTACTTTTTATAATGCCCGTATTCTCAAAATGGGCAATGGTCCCTGCTCTGTATTATGGCACATCCGCACGGCAGGAAGGCATTGGCAGGATATTTATTGATTATGCAACATTAGCTCACCTTATAGCCTCAACAGTATTAGCAATGGGTTTGGCAGGTGTCGCATTGTACACGTACTCGATTTTTGACGATAGCTTGTTAAATAGGTTCCTGTTGTTCTTTGTTCTGTTCCTTATACTGTATGGATTCAGTATTGTGTCCATGCGACTATCCAAGAAACGATTTGGCGGGATAACCGGTGATATCTTAGGTGCAATAAGTGAATTATCAGAGGTGGTGTTCTTAATGGTGGTGGTATTATGGCTCAATCACTGATGATTCAAGGCACTGGCTCAGGTGTTGGAAAAAGTCTTCTTGTTACTGCACTGTGCAGGATTTTTAAGGATATGGGTATAGATGTGGCACCATTTAAGGCACAGAACATGGCATTGAATGCATATGTAACAAAAGAAGGCGGAGAGATAGGTGTTGCCCAGGCGCTTCAGGCTAGAGCAGCAAGGATAGAGCCTGAGATTGATATGAACCCAATATTATTAAAGCCTTCAGGTGAGGCAGGTGTTCAGATAGTTATTCATGGAAAGGTCCATTCAATAATGCAGGCAAAAGGGTATTATGGATTTAAAAATTATGCATTGGAAGCAGTCAGAAGCTCCTTTCAGAGGCTTTCTAAGAGCCACGAGCTAATCATTATAGAGGGTGCTGGCAGCCCTGCCGAGATAAATCTTATGAAGAATGATATAGTAAATATGGCAATGGCAAAATATGCAAATGCACCTGTTTTGTTAGTAGGGGACATTGATAAAGGCGGTGTATTTGCCTCATTTTATGGTACCATAAAGCTTCTTTGCAGAGATAGCAGGTATATAAAGGCATTCATCATAAACAAATTCAGGGGTGATTTAGGCTTACTCAAACCCGGTCTGAAAATGATAAAAACAAAAACCGGCAGGCCTGTTATCGGTGTAATCCCTTATGTAAGGGACCTGTATCTCCCTGAAGAGGATGGGACATCTATTAAAGAAATTTATGCAGGGGCGAGGACACATCGCACATTCCAAACAAAAGGGCAGGGAAATCCTGCCCCTACAAAATTCATTTCAAACATGGGCGTTCATGTTGCCGAGCATAAACCCCGCGCTTACGAGAAATTTGAGATACAAGATTCAATCAAGATCGTTGTGGTAAAGCTTTTATACATCTCAAACTTCACGGATTTCGAGCCCTTTTACTATGAACCCGATGTTGAGCTTATATATTCGAATAATCCATCGGATATATCGCAGGCGGATATAGTGATAATCCCGGGCACTAAAAATACAATGGATGATCTTACATTTTTGAAGCGCACAGGACTTACGGAAAGTATAAAGAAAGCTTATAAAAAAGATATTCAGATCATCGGTATATGCGGTGGATATCAGATGCTTGGGAAAAGGCTTCTGAACCCTTATAGTGTGGAAGGCAGGATTAAAACATTAGACGGGATTGGCATGCTGAATATCAAAACAGTGTTTCAAAAAGAGAAGATAACATCACAAGTGGAAGTTAAGATAGTTCAGGGGTCAGCGCTTGGAATCAAGGGTTTGGAAGATACAGGATTAAAGGGCTACGAAATCCATCATGGAGTAAGCAAAGGGGATATAGGGTTGTTCAGGTTAAAGAGGGTTTCGGGCGAGAACACAAAATCTATGGGGGGATTTGATACCCCGGACGGATCAAAAAATAAAAACTGTTTTGGCACTTACATCCATGGCATTTTTGATAATGATAAATTTAGAAGGGTAATCCTGAATAGCATAAGGACCAAAAAGGGCTTAAAGCCATTAAAACATATCTATAGCTATACTAAGACTCAAGATGAGACCATCGATCGTTTTACAGATACTGTAAAAATGCATCTTGATATGGAATTTATAAAAAGTCTCATACGGGTATGAATTCAGCCGCATAAAATTTGGGATGAATCAAATTAAAAAAGGAGGATAAACATGAAAACATTTAAAAAAGGTAAGAAGCAAATCCATAAAAAGGGTAAACCCGCCAAGGGTTTAATATCATATCGTAAGTCTTGCAATGTCAGTGGCACTGGTTTGTCACACTATATTTTAAAGTCCAACTGAGAACAGAGTTTTTACTAAATGATATTTAATTCAAAGGGCCATTTTATCAATACCGGTAATGGTCCCTCACTTTTGCCTGTTGATATCGGGCATAAAAACTATCTTGCTCTGGTAGATCCTGATACGGCGTTCTGGTTACTGGTAAAACGCAATAGGCTTGCAGATGTCCTGAGTGATGCCAGCTATAGAAAGGCGTATATCGGGAAGTTGGACGAGTTTAGAAAAGAAATGGAAGCCCTGCGTTTTACCCGGAGGCCGTCTGCCGTATACTTTAACCCGACTGAAAAATGCAATCTCAATTGTTCATACTGCTATATTCCTGGAAACATGAGACGCAATGGGCACAGCATGTCGTCAAAAGAGCTTTTTGAGGCTTTAGAACAACTTAAAAGCTATTTCAGCAGAACTCTGCCAACAGGAACCTTTCCACAGATTATCTTTCATGGTGCTGAACCACTGCTCAACCGTGAGGCTGTTTTTGCCGGTATAGATAAGTACGGTAAAGACTTCCAGTTTGGCATCCAAACCAATGCAACATTTTTGGATGAGCAGACCGTAGAATTTTTAACCTCCAGGAATGTAAGTATTGGTATGTCTCTTGATGGCCCAACATCTGCCGTCGACAGCCGCACGCGACATAACTGGAGTGGAGAGAGCACCTATAAAAAGACAGCCGAAGCAATGGAGCGTTTAAAGGGGTACACCAGCTGGAATATTATAAGTACCATTACCCGTGAAAATATGCATCACCTGGTAAGTCTCGCGGAATTTTTTCATAGCCATGAGGTGCCGGGCTGCATGCTGAACATCGTGCGCGGTACTATGCCGTCGTCAAGGGAAGTCAAACCTTCCGATGCCGATGCTGTGAAGCATTATCTTGCTGCGATGGATCGCACATACAAGCTTTATCAGAAGACCGGCAAAAAACTTGTAGTTTCCAACTTTGCAAATGTCCTGCTTGCGATTATTGCGCCTACCGCACGGCGTCTTATGTGCGATATTTCCCCCTGTGGTGGTGGAAGGTTTTTTTTCGCCCTTTCGGCAAATGGAGATCTGTTTCCGTGCAGTGAATTCGTCGGATTGCCGGCATTTAAAGGCGGTAATATTTTTAAAGACGATATTGAGGATGTACTCGTGAGCAGTCCTTTTAGTATAGTTGCCGGCCGGAAAGTAGAAGATATAGAGCCGTGCAGCCGTTGTGCAATACGCAATTTCTGTGGTGCGCCGTGTCCTGCAGAGGTCCATGCAATGCATGGTAGAATGGATAAAACCGGGGCTTTTTGCGAGTTCTATGAAGAACAAACCCGCTACGCCTTCAGGGTTATTGCAGATGGCAGACAGGATGCTTTCCTCTGGGATGATTGGGATAAAGGAACAAAAGATACATTTACTCTCAATCATTCTCATAAACCTCATTACTTGTAAACCTCTATGTTTAGCATTTCACCTTTCATAATGATGCTTGCATATCTCCTTGACCTTGTGATTGGGGACCCGGTATGGCTGCCGCATCCAGTGAGAATGATTGGGAAGACAATCCTAAAGGTAGAAACCCTATTGAGGAGGTATGCCAAGACACCGTTTGCACAAAAGCTCGCGGGCATAGTTCTTGTTATCATAATAGTCCTGCCTGCATCCATCATAACAGCCTTTATAACCAGCCTTGTATATCATCTCCACAATAAGTCCCTGATAGTTATGTGTAATATTTCGCTTGTGTATCTCATATCCGCTACGATTGCAGGAAAAGAATTAATAAATGAAGGTAAAAAGGTTATCGGAGCTGTTAAAGATGGTAAACTTGATACAGCAAGAAGCAGATTAAGCAGGCTTGTTGCCAGGGATACTGAAACACTATCTCAGAGAAAGATACTTATGGCAACAATAGAAACCCTATCAGAGA is from Deltaproteobacteria bacterium and encodes:
- a CDS encoding cobyric acid synthase, with the translated sequence MAQSLMIQGTGSGVGKSLLVTALCRIFKDMGIDVAPFKAQNMALNAYVTKEGGEIGVAQALQARAARIEPEIDMNPILLKPSGEAGVQIVIHGKVHSIMQAKGYYGFKNYALEAVRSSFQRLSKSHELIIIEGAGSPAEINLMKNDIVNMAMAKYANAPVLLVGDIDKGGVFASFYGTIKLLCRDSRYIKAFIINKFRGDLGLLKPGLKMIKTKTGRPVIGVIPYVRDLYLPEEDGTSIKEIYAGARTHRTFQTKGQGNPAPTKFISNMGVHVAEHKPRAYEKFEIQDSIKIVVVKLLYISNFTDFEPFYYEPDVELIYSNNPSDISQADIVIIPGTKNTMDDLTFLKRTGLTESIKKAYKKDIQIIGICGGYQMLGKRLLNPYSVEGRIKTLDGIGMLNIKTVFQKEKITSQVEVKIVQGSALGIKGLEDTGLKGYEIHHGVSKGDIGLFRLKRVSGENTKSMGGFDTPDGSKNKNCFGTYIHGIFDNDKFRRVILNSIRTKKGLKPLKHIYSYTKTQDETIDRFTDTVKMHLDMEFIKSLIRV
- the cobU gene encoding bifunctional adenosylcobinamide kinase/adenosylcobinamide-phosphate guanylyltransferase, translating into MHGILIIGGARSGKSAFAISQAQMLPGKKAFIATALVIDDEMKERIEAHKRQRNSVWDTYEEPIRVARLVEDLQHTYDVLLIDCLTVWLSNAMHEGLDVLQEIEKLVGAIIIHRQGKALPVQYAGDPVRLVQRLDNKDIHREEGQGYPVAGTSPSPAVFIVSNEVGMGIVPANTLARAFRDYQGLLNQRIAGIADEVYFMVAGIPMKIK
- the cbpA gene encoding modified peptide precursor CbpA, which translates into the protein MKTFKKGKKQIHKKGKPAKGLISYRKSCNVSGTGLSHYILKSN
- a CDS encoding adenosylcobinamide-GDP ribazoletransferase — protein: MRKLLIAFQFLTILPVKISEHISEYDIAGSSMFFPVVGAFQGAVAVLLAALLRDVFCGDVACHATVEIISVLVIMILIITNKGLHFDGLADTFDALGVAPTGTITSDIEKRLSAMKDSRIGSIGAIGIVFTILIKFVLLNALFLTVPWGTVYLLLFIMPVFSKWAMVPALYYGTSARQEGIGRIFIDYATLAHLIASTVLAMGLAGVALYTYSIFDDSLLNRFLLFFVLFLILYGFSIVSMRLSKKRFGGITGDILGAISELSEVVFLMVVVLWLNH
- the cbpB gene encoding peptide-modifying radical SAM enzyme CbpB — encoded protein: MIFNSKGHFINTGNGPSLLPVDIGHKNYLALVDPDTAFWLLVKRNRLADVLSDASYRKAYIGKLDEFRKEMEALRFTRRPSAVYFNPTEKCNLNCSYCYIPGNMRRNGHSMSSKELFEALEQLKSYFSRTLPTGTFPQIIFHGAEPLLNREAVFAGIDKYGKDFQFGIQTNATFLDEQTVEFLTSRNVSIGMSLDGPTSAVDSRTRHNWSGESTYKKTAEAMERLKGYTSWNIISTITRENMHHLVSLAEFFHSHEVPGCMLNIVRGTMPSSREVKPSDADAVKHYLAAMDRTYKLYQKTGKKLVVSNFANVLLAIIAPTARRLMCDISPCGGGRFFFALSANGDLFPCSEFVGLPAFKGGNIFKDDIEDVLVSSPFSIVAGRKVEDIEPCSRCAIRNFCGAPCPAEVHAMHGRMDKTGAFCEFYEEQTRYAFRVIADGRQDAFLWDDWDKGTKDTFTLNHSHKPHYL
- the cobT gene encoding nicotinate-nucleotide--dimethylbenzimidazole phosphoribosyltransferase, with product MFDETLINIQNMDTSPVQQAQSRLDNLTKPKDSLGRLEEFAKRLVAITGNTMPDVNKKVIFTFAGDHGVAGEGVSAFPKEVTREMVLNFVNGGAAINVLARHAGADVVVVDIGVDYDFNPALTKGGIKGGLFISNKVMHGTKNIAKGPAMTKEQAEQCIQVGIDLANAYAQQGYKMFGTGDMGIANTTPSSAIAAVLTGRSVTEVTGRGTGIDDNALKHKIDVIEQAIAINRPDPKDPINVLAKVGGAEIGGIAGLILGCASQKKPVVIDGFISTAGALIAYSIEPKTKDYMFAAHNSVEIGHKAMLDKMGLQPILDLNLRLGEGTGAVLAMPLIEAGLNIYKEMATFEQAGVSEKEEKI